Part of the Spinacia oleracea cultivar Varoflay chromosome 5, BTI_SOV_V1, whole genome shotgun sequence genome, TACAAAATCTGCTCAAATGCAGGGTAGCTACCTAGAAAACCCGagttttctaaaataaattgAGAACATTCATTGACAGAGGAAACAAATTGATCTGGAAATAACAACACTTTACTTTAGGAGAAAACAGAAGAAGAACAACCCTGCTTCCCAACATCAGCTAAATGGTAAGCGTTGGCGAGCTTGTGAGTCGTCTGAAATTGAGTTAAGTCGAGATTATCAGGAGCATTGACAAGTCGAGATTATTTATATTCATCCTCTTAATTTATGTTGGAAATATCTAATTAACTTTCTCATCTTCCTATGGTCTTTATATTTCCAACTCAAATCATACTTCGTAACAATGACTTGTGTTATTAAAATGAtaattatttaggaacggaaAAAATTCGTTAAAGTGACACacatctaatatacatatataaaggaggcatatttgctgaactattagagcgccacctaagattactaatggtttcggccaataaaaaataagatttttaatttatttttgaattaaaaaaatcgagtgccacgtagataattaattaggtgccacgtagatatttaaattaattaattaattattaatatatacaattacatccaaaatcaaacgttctaataattaaaaaataaatctaatataaaattcatccaaaatcaaacattaatctaaaataaaattcaaacaaaaatcaaacattaatccaatattagagagccacgtaggaaatctaatggtttcagccaatgaaaaataagacttcaaaattatttttgaataaaaaaagtcgaatgccacgtagataaataattaggtgccacgtaaatatttttattaaataattattaatatttcttatatacaatttcatccaaaatcaaacactataataattaaaaaataaatctaaaatgaaattcaatccaaaataaaaaatcaatttaatctaatatataaaatatagcagttgatatatataggtgttttattttaacgtaacaatttaatagaaaccgtgcatcgcacgggctaaattCTAGTTTAATAATAAACGGAGTATTATACTACGCACGACGTTAACCATTTAtatgtttaatttaatatttgtaACAAAATAAAGTTGTTATTTTGAGAATATATACAGAGTAGATTAACATAATAAACGGAGTATTATACTACGCACGACGTTAACCATTTAtatgtttaatttaatatttaaaataaagttgTTATTTTGAGAATATATACAGAGTAGATTAACATTTATTTTTAAcattaggaaaaaaaattatggtCAGAATGAGCCAATCAGGTTgcggggtaaggttgcgtacgtccgacttcccttaccccgcttcttgcgggagcctctttaaAACAATGTCgtaatggggtaatgataatgaatgaatGAGCCAATCAGgtttatgaataatacaaaagCTAAAGTGAAACAACTTaaaaaaatcggaggaagtagGTTGCATACTTGCAGTTACAAATTAAATTGGGAcatgagaaaataaaaattgggaCATTATTAtgacctcctcctcctcctcctcctcctcctcgtcCATCCAAAGTTGATCATTTGGTCATTTTATTACCCCCTTCAACTCACCTTTGTATCAACTCTATTACGTTCTCCAGAGTAATAAATttgattaataaataatttacgTGTTGCACGGGCTATATAAGCAGAAAATAATTTATGACCAATGTGGCCTTGATTTGCTGGATATGTATATTATAGATGCCATATTCGGGCTTCGAATTGTAAGCTACGGAGTAAATTgttgaaattttaaatattcTTCCACCTAAATTTATCTTGAAACCCCTCATAATCTCTCCCTTTTCAAGGTTCTTCTTGTTTATAATCTTTGATTATTTATATGAAGGTCAACAGTAGGTagttaattttgattttgaagatgaagaggggaaagaaaatatattaaaacaATAGGTAATATAGTTACATATACCGACGAATAAGATCAACTCCAATTGcaagctaatttgacaattacAGAATAGCTTGTTATCACACATGAGATTTCAACTTTCAAGCTATTTCATTTTATAGCTAATTTACTTTAATGGATAACAAACTAGCTGGCTATTTAAATCAGTTCGACTTATTAGTTATTACTTAATATTTGGCAACTTTTGACAACTACTTAAATGAAACCACCTGAAGAAATGAAAGTGAAGCTCGTTAAGGGCTTAGGGCAAGTGCAAGAAGAACGAGAATATCTTGTAAGATGACTTCTAGTGTGCTGGTGTAGAATATCTTGTAGAATATCTTGCCATAAAGATTATTTCTGGTGTTTGCATACAGTAGCAAAGAAGTTTTTGCATGCTAATGTTACAGACAAGTAATTTTGAAGCACAAATATGTTCTCTTATTCCTTGCATTGATGTATACTGCTAGTACTATGTTGGGCGTATAGACACTTTCCTTACTGCTGTTTTCATGGTTAGATACTTTGATATATGAAAATCATTCGCTTGATCACCAGATATTAACTATTAAGTTATTAAGCTTGAATATCAACAAGCTTCGGTTTTGAAAGATGAAACAAACCATAATACTCACTGATCCACTTTGTAATTTCGATTACAGGACCATATTCACATCAAACCacataaaaaaaacatacaatAACAATCTATTAAAGGACATAACTGACTAAAAAACATCTCCAAATAGTAAAATATTTCATAATAATGTACAGAGTACGTATACATCAAGGCAAGCAGAAAAATCATTGCATTCAGCCGGAACAAAAATGGGTATTCAGAACATAACAAAAATAAGCACAAGCAGCAGAAACAGGTACTGTCTGCATTTCTGTTGTCCTTTCGTGTACTGCATAACTGATGAATCCAGTAATATGGCCTACGCATGCATCATCTGACAGTATCAATTACAAAGTCAGCAATCAGCACAAACCCTCCCCTAGGCATTGATCCCGATCAGTTGGCCCAAACAGTGGCAAGCAATCAGAAACAATCTTTCTATCCCTTTTGAGCCCTTCCTTCACTTCAGCAATCTTTTCAAGGAACTTGCGTTCCATATCCCTGGCTACGACTGTGGCCTTGTCAATCTCCGCCAGAACAGCCTCCAATTGCATGCTTTTGTGCAATGCCAAAGCCTTCTCAACAAACGGTACCAACCAATCAACTTTCAGATGCATGAGCTGCAGATCAGATAAGGTGGAACTTAGGTAATGAACTTTGTCCTCAGTCAGGGTCTTTCCCGAGTTGGCTTGTAGAATAAGTACCATCTTTGCTAAAGACTCCAATGCTGTAGCTTTAGTGTCGCAACTACGTATTGCACTCCCTTCAATAACATCCCCATACTTCACCCAAATCTTTTCAAGAACAGGCAGAAAGTCAGATTGGATACCTATGCCAGTGAAGCTCATCATTGAAGCTTTCTTCCTACAAGGCTGCACCAAATATGTAAAAGCTTGACATAAGTCATGTGGATTGGTGAAAGAAAGTATCCCATGGAAACATTGCTGTCTTAAATTTTAATAATACCTGCATTTGATGAGCCTTAGAACTTGTTAAAACAATATTTTCTGGGGTCTGAGGTTCCAAAGCTAAGGAGGAAACGTTTGCCCCGTAAGAaacaagaagaacaaaaagtgtcatttgaaaaacataaatcctaaTAGCAAGTAATCTTTAGAATGAATTCATATAAAAGATAACCTTTTCCAAGTTTGTGTACTGCATAGCCGTCTAAGGATGGATCAGAAACAATTTGAGGGGATTGGTTAATCGCAATTTGTtcctcaaattcaaatttcacagTGGGGGTTGCTTTTTCAGGCCTGATCCGAGATGGTTGGCTGCGGTTATCCACTTGTAGATCTTCCTCCTCCGTAGTATCCCTAAAATTTAAATTTGGCATCAGCTCAACCATTACCTAGATTTGATGCAATACATTGATATCATATAAAGAAAATCTAACACAGTATACTTCAACGAAAAATGTGAAAAGATAATACTCCGCAATAAACTTTGGCAAACAAGTAAAGGAAATAAGCTAAAACAGAACAACATCCAAATCCCTATTGTACTATGTCATCAACACAAATTTCTGCAACCATGTGGAACCATGGAAGTTTGACTAGGTATTCAAAAGTGTAATGGTTTATTTGGAGCCACTAACACATGAAAACAGTTAACCGTCTTGAAGGCTTGCACAGTTTACAGAAGGTGTTTGTGGTTCTACTAGCACCAAAGAGGATCAAGTTAGTTGATTGCCATAAAAAAGGAATTGCAAGCATGTTTTGATGTTGTTTTTGGCTTATTGAAGGAGATTGTACAAATTATTTCTATCTCCAGTGTCAACACCCTATGAACTATTGAACTCTGCCAAGAGCATCTAACCCATCTTCTATTAACAACACAAGAAAATTTCTAGATGAGACTACCCTGCAATGAAAAAGAATTTATGTTTGACCACTGATCCCTAGTTGAAGTTTTACAATGTTTGTTCATAAACAGAATTCCAACCTGAGAAAACATAGACAAATTCGACACAACATTTATGAGTATTATGACCCATAAGTTTTAGAACTACAAGCTGCTTGCCATAATTAAGGAAAAGATTTCAAATTTATAGGTAACCATCAACTACTATCAATCAACATATGACATAAATAACAACACCCAATCAAGCAAGATAAAAAAAAGCTCTAATTCAAGCCAAAGTCAGGGTTACCTGCTGGGTGGAAACGTATCCGAGGGACACTAGGGCTGAgcacggatcggatatccgatccgaaatcacattacggatcggatatccgtatCTGAAAAACCTAAAATATGATATCCGTATCTGATCCGAAATTTTCGGATATTTGATATCCGATATCCGAAAATTTTCGGATCAGATATTGACGGATATCCGATATCCAACAAAGCTGTTGAGAAATGCTTTACTAGTTTTCTTCCTTTTCAAAGAGTACCAATTCAACATTAAAATTCTGAtgattaattcaaaatttacaatCGATGCTTGAGAAAATGTGCAAGTAATACAACTAAAACCCTTAACAAATGAAACCCACAAAAAATCGATTCATTTACAACAAGATGTCAGcaacaacaaattaaataacaaaaaaaacgtAGATCTATATATGTTGTTGCTACTCTGCTAGTGCTTGGAAtcttaatttcattttttttcccaaAATGTGATCTTATCTTGATCAATCTTTAGATCGCCAATCATTAATTATGAGAAGGGAAAGTAAGAAAATAAAACTTAAAAGATAGTAACCTGTTAATGCTGGAAATTGATACTTTGTGAATAACTGTTGAATATGAAGGAGAAAGGTGGTTAGCAGGTTAGGTTTTGGGTAGGGTGGAGTGAAGTTGGGCGGCTGAGGTCTAGGGAGGTGAGGAAAATAGTAGATGGGCAGTGGGTATTAGAACAATGGGCTTTGAGAATATTTATTCGCCCAAAACATCTTATTTCGGATAATTTTTCggatatcggatatccgaaaattctaattttgataTCTGAATTACTATCCGATATCCGctttttcggatcggatatctgaTCCGAAAGTTAATTTCGGATCAGATATCCAAAAAATCGGATCAAATACGGATCGGATTTTCGGATAATCGGATTTTCAGATAATTTTGCTCAGCCCTAAGGGACACCATGTTGAAGGTGGCCACAGCATACAAGAAATGGCCTCGAAGTTTGACTTATGTATCTTTTTAACTACATCTTCTAAACAAGAAATGTAAATCCCAAAATTTTCAGCCACTTCTATGCATTTAGACCGTAACGGGTTCATACATGAACTGGTAACAATAAAATTCCCTTTATCCCATAAAAGATTCTCAGTGGAGAGGAAAAAGCAACAATCAATACTCAAAAACATGATCCTATCTCCTAGAGTTTGCACTGCCTCCCATTTCTTTTGCACTTCATTCAACCTGTAAACCTTGATAACATCTTTAACAACTAAGAGGAGTTCTTGACACGATTCAACCAGTTGAATCGCGTTATCAGGAGCACAAACGAAACAATCCACAACAGTATCAGTCACCTTGAATGTCAAATGATCGATGACATACAAATTCCCTCCCCCAGCAACTGCATAAATAGTTCCCTTATAGCATATTATGTCCTTAAACCACAAAAACGAGTTTATGCGTTCGAATTCCCATTTCCCTTCATGT contains:
- the LOC130460801 gene encoding uncharacterized protein, with the protein product MVELMPNLNFRDTTEEEDLQVDNRSQPSRIRPEKATPTVKFEFEEQIAINQSPQIVSDPSLDGYAVHKLGKALEPQTPENIVLTSSKAHQMQPCRKKASMMSFTGIGIQSDFLPVLEKIWVKYGDVIEGSAIRSCDTKATALESLAKMVLILQANSGKTLTEDKVHYLSSTLSDLQLMHLKVDWLVPFVEKALALHKSMQLEAVLAEIDKATVVARDMERKFLEKIAEVKEGLKRDRKIVSDCLPLFGPTDRDQCLGEGLC